One Citrus sinensis cultivar Valencia sweet orange chromosome 5, DVS_A1.0, whole genome shotgun sequence genomic window, aaaatccgtgtgtttctcttctcttctcttactcttttattattgtgcttgattgaatttatcgttttcaattccattaaggcattagatttaattgttgtgcgaattgtttagcataaattttaaaaacccaattcaccccccttcTTGGGTTgtataacttgcatttcacaATCTAGTGGGGGATTGTAAGTgagattgtaatattttatggtttgaaatttagaaagaaaacggttaaccgttttggATAAAACGGCTAGCCATTTTTGTCCAGAGAGTAGGTTTTTGATTCTACAGGAAACGGCAAGCTATTTTCTGAGAAAGCGGCTAACCATTTTCTTCCAGAGAGCATATTTTCTGTTCTACAGAAAACGACTAACTGTttggagaaaacggctaatcgtttatttccagaaagcAACATATTTTGACATTCTAGAATAAAACGGCTCGTCGTTATTGAGAAAACGACTAACCGTTTTCTTCTAGAGAGTGTGTTTTCGCATCAACTGGAAAAACGGTTAGCAGGCTTGAAAATTTGAAGTGTAAATGGATGAAAATTTCAAACCAAAGAGTGTCATTGAAGAAGTACTATTTCTAATGGTtgtattctttcaaataaacatcttcttcattaaAATAGACACACATTAGATGATAATCAgatttttatagattttttttgtgttctggaatacaatcttatttgctagAGATTGTATTCAGGATTTGTTATATCTTGGGGGTAATTTGCCATTAAACTCTATAGCAAACCAAGAGTTGTGAaggcaaataaaaccttaaaggaaaGTGTGCAAACACGTCTCAAATCATATCAAATTCTCTTGCTGTTATTTGCTTCCATATTCGAAAATCCACCAACATGTTGTTCTATCTTAACTAAGGTTCTCGCTTCAAAACTTCAGAATACAGCTGGGTTAAATATTTGTTGGGAGAGCTTTGCCACCCTAGCGGTCTTACCCGGCTCGAATCTGTATTAGTCGAGATCCAATGTAATCTTCAGAtaccaaataatttaatacatcgaaaaaaaagttttagatCCAACACTTTCTTTAACGCATATAccatttatatttgtttagaAGGCTAATGCCTGGTCTATTTGGATATAGTGATTAGACGCTCGAGGTTGATCAGTTGTTGCTcgatacaaattaattatttcattgtcGTTTTGGAGCCTACTTGTGTTAGTAAAGACATTCGAATAGGAcaaataaatcatattcaatGAACGCCGAGGAAGCAGCCAGtgacacaaaaattaaaattttttaaaatagagaTTATCCTCCAACGAcctaaaataatatagaaattgtaaataataattacaaaatttttatgatatcTTAAAACtaccttaaattttaattttaattcaaccaattattttttcattaattacagTAATCACTATTAAAGATCTAAgataaatgattaattttaaatcatccTCCTAAAATAtcgttttatctttttaaataaatgaaggaGCAGAATAGTCTCTTGCTTAAAGACAAGAGCAAATCCGACGTTCTCCAGCATTTGAAGATAAGAACACCTTCATGATACGAAGGAATTTGGAGTTAAGGGTAGAAAGGAATAAGACAAAGTGGGAACTGTTGGTGATAAAGCTACTTGCCTTTATTGAATTCATTCAGGCTATAAATATAGCCATAcatggaagagaaaataacaacaaagCTGGAAAATAGGAAATGCTGCAGAATAGGCAACATAATAGCAACAGAATAGCACCACTCTACTACCCAAGACTTATTCAATAACCGACTCAATAATTAATGACTGAACAAACAAACTAGACTAAGTCTTCCATCTTGCCAGTAGGCCCACTATCACTTTCCATCTTGTTGCCACTACTAGCACGTGTATGCACATATCATTCCCCACTGCTTAAGGATCTTTGTCCACAAGGATGAAATCAGGATATGACTTGGTGAAACGCCATTCATTCTCCCAGGTGGCATCTTCTGCTGGTACACCGACCCACTTCACCAATATTTCAGATTTTGGGCGATATTTACCCTTGTGGATCACTCGTCGATCTAAAACGGCTTCAGGTTGTGGAAGGACAGTCGAAGTATCTGAGACAGGGGGAAGTTGGGTGGACGTTGCAGTGACTGGTCCCAAATGCTTCTTTAACAAACTGACATGAAACACATCATGAATTTGAGAACCAAGAGGCAAAGCCAGTTTATAAGCCACTGGACCAACTTTCGCAGTGACTTTATAAGGACCAAAGAAACGTGGGGCGAGCTTCATGGAGGAACGAAAAGCCACAGAAGTCTGTCTATATGGTTGGAGTTTCAAATACACATAATCTCCCACAAGGAAAGAGGCCTCGTGCCGGTGTTGGTCAGCTTGACATTTCATCCGGTCTTGAGCCAGCAGAAGGTTATGTCGCAGCTCACGTAGGATAGCATCTCGGTCACGTAGGTACGCATCTACTGCTTGGACGTAGGAAGTACCCGGTACATAAGCTAATAGACGTGGCGGCAGAATTCCATAAACAGCTTCGAAGGGTGTCATCTTGGTGGAGGAGTGAGTGGAAGTGTTGTAGCTGAACTCGGCCCAGGGAATCCATTCGAGCCACTTCCGCGGCTGGTCACCTGCAAAACAGCGTAAATATTGCTCCAAAGTTTGATTGACAACTTCGGTTTGGCCGTCGGATTGAGGATGGTAACTTGAGCTCATACACAACTTGGTTCCCTGCAGCTGGAACAATGCTCGCCAAAAGGAGCTGATAAACACCTTGTCCCGATCGCTGACAATTGATGTCGGAATACCGTGCAGGCGAACCACGTTGGCAACAAATGCCTTGGCAACAATTATAGCAGTAAACGGGTGTTTCAAGGCAACGAAGTGAGCATATTTGGTCAAGCGGTCGACGACTATCATGATGGCAGTATATCCATTAGAAGATGGTAACCCCTTAATAAAGTCCATCGagacatcaatccatatttgAGTAGGGACAGGTAGCGGCTGAAGCAACCCTGCCGGCTTCATACAATCAGTTTTGAACCGCTGACAGATATCACATTGCTGCAAAAAATCCTTCACCATCTGGCTCATATTAGACCAAAAAAAACTCTGTTTGATATGAGAGAGGGTTTTATGGAACCCAAAGTGCCCACCAATTGGTGACGAATGGCAGTCAGCCATTATCTTTGGAATCAAGGATGAGTTGGGGCTCAAATACACTTGGTTTCCCTTGAACCATACTCCATCACGTTGGAGCAACTTGTGGGCAACTGGAGAAGggtttttttgtaataattctTCATAAAATGAGTCCTGTTGGACTTCCTTTTGAAGCACTGGCCACCAATTTGCACGTGGTTGGGAAATGGATAAAAATTGGAATTCAACTACACGTGACAAAGAATCTGCACCCTGATTTTCAGGGCCACGTTTATACTCAATTTCATAATCATAACCAAGTAGTTTTGGCAGCCATCGTGTTTGTGCTGGTGTAGTAATCCGTTGCTCCAGTAGGTACTTGAGACTTTTTTGGTCAGTGCGGACTGTAAATGGTTTCCCAAGCAAGTATGGACGCCATATCTTGATTGCTTTGACAATAGCTAACATTTCTTTCTCATAGGTGGACAAAGATAAGGCCGAACCCTTCAGTGCTTGGCTAAAATACGCCACTGGTCGATTTTCTTGGGTAAGAATTGCACCCAGTCCGATTCCGCTGGCATCGCATTCAATCACGAATCGTTGAGTAAAATCGGGAAGGCGTAAAATTGGTGGTGACGTCAAGGCCTCTTTTAATTGTGTGAAGGCCATCTCTGCTACCTCATTCCATTGAAATCCATCCTTGCTCAAGAGACGGGTCAGGGGAGCTGCTATACTACCGAAATGACGGATAAATTTCCGATAGTAGCCTGCTAAACCGAGGAACCCACGGACCCCTTTTGCCGTTGTTGGTGTTGGCCACTCAATGACAGCTTGTATTTTGGCTGGATCAACCGATACGCCTTGCTCCGAAATAACGTGGCCCAAGTACTCCACCTGTAAAACACCGAATCGACATTTCGACTCTTTTGCAAACAAACTGTTAGTTGATAGGATTTGGAGAATAATTTGTAGATGTGCGAGATGGTCTTCCCATGATCTTGAATATATTAGAATGTCATcaaagaaaaccaaaataaatttctggAGGTAGGGACGAAAGAGATCATTCATGAGACTTTGAAAGGTTGCTGGTGCGTTAGTGAGGCCAAATGGCATCACTATAAATTCGTAATGGCCTTCGTGTGTCCGGAATGTTGTTTTAAGAATGTCATCTTCCTGCACCCGAATCTGATGATACCCAGACCGTAAATCCAATTTAGAGTAGAATTTGGCCCCATGGAGTTCATCTAATAGCTCATCGATAATAGGAATTGGATATTTATCTTTAACTGTGATGTCGTTCAGAGCTCGATAGTCCACACAAAAACGCCAGGCTCCATCTGCTTTCTTTACTAACAAAATTGGGGAAGAGAACGGACTGTTACTTGGCCGTATCAAACCAGATTGTAAAAGCTCTTTCACCATCTTCTCTATCTCAGTTTTCTGGTAATAAGGGTATCGATATGGCCGCACACTCACTGGTCCTGCGCTCGGCTGCAATGGGATCTGGTGGTCATGTGACCGCCTTGGAGGCAAGCTGGTGGGTGATTCAAATACATGGGAGAATTTTGCTAGGAGTTGGCCTATCTCAGATGGGTAGGACTTTGGTTGGCTGCTGCTGGTGGTGGAAGGaattatttggaaaaataatccAGTGCCTTGTAACCCATTGGATTCCTTGTCAGACAAAGCTTCGATGCTGGTTCGTCTCAATCCTTGGAAGGTCTGGGAGGTCCCTTCTACCTTGAAGTTCATGGTGAGCTGCTTGTAGTCCATCTTGATGGGTCCGAGAGTTTCAAGCCATTGTACACCTAAGACCAATTGGCATGCCGCGACCGGAAGAATGTAGTAGTCGGCGGTAACGGAATATCCTTGAATGGTGAGGGTGAGACCGCGACATTGTCCAGTACATTCTATCTTCTCACGGTTAGCAACCATGACTTCGAATTTCTTATCCCGGATCACTGGTAACCCAAACTTACAGACTATAGCATGATCAATGAAGTTGTGCGTACTACCACCATCTATTAGCACCATCACATTCTTGTTTTTCAGCTTGCCCAGAACGCGTATGGTTTGTGGGTGTTCAATTCCTGCAATTGcatgaaaagaaatttctgGTGTAACTTCATGATGTTCTTGTTCTGGGTGAGCGCCTTCAACATCCTCAGTGTTCATATGAGGGAAATCCTCGATCATGAATAATTGAGGTCGTTCGCAACGGTGGCCAGCAATGAACTTCTCGTCACAGTAATAACATAATCCCTTCTCTCGTCGTTCGCGTGCCTCCTGATTGGTGATTCGGCGGAATGTTGCTGGGTGAGCATTCGAGCTTTGGTTCATACGCTGGGTTGGTGAAGGTCCTAGCACACCAGCTGTGGGGTTGGGTGAGGCCTTTGGTGTCAATGAGGCTGGTTGGAAACGAGTTTGCTGGTTTGGCTTCCTCTGCAGTTGGTTGCGTTCTTCGATCAGCCTAGCCACTCCTATTGTATCTGCCAAGGTTCGCggttgtttaatttttacatcTATGCGAATTTCATCTCGAAGTCCTGCAATAAAACAACCGATGAGAAAATTCTCGGGCAGGCCATCAACTCGGTGGGAAAGCTTTTCAAAAGCTTCTTGATAAGCTGCTACGGATGTGGTTTGTTTAAGACGAGTCAGAGCTTCTGACGGGTCTTCGTAGTCGGTTGGACCAAATCGAAGTTGAACAGCCTTGGTGAACTCATCCCATGTGAGTGGTCCACGGAATTTTGTCAACCATCTGTGCCATTGCAAGGCGATGCCTTCTAAATGAAAGGAGGCTAGTTGAACTTGTTGTGCTGGTGTAATGTTCTTGAAATCAAAGTACAAATATTATGATGATTGCTTTATATTTCCTTCAATTGCATTGATATGTGCATACACGTGCTAGTAGTGGCAACAAGATGGAAAGTGATAGTGGGCCTACTGGCAAGATGGAAGACTTAGTCTAGTTTGTTTGTTCAGTCATTAATTATTGAGTCGGTTATTGAATAAGTCTTGGGTAGTAGAGTGGTGCTATTCTGTTGCTATTCTGTTGCCTATTCTGCAGCATTTCCTATTTTCCAGctttgttgttattttctcttccatgTATGGCTATATTTATAGCCTGAATGAATTCAATAAAGGCAAGTAGCTTTATCACCAACAGTTCCCACTTTGTCTTATTCCTTTCTACCCTTAACTCCAAATTCCTTCGTATCATTGGTATAAGAGACAGGTCCGACCATGGACACTCGCGGCAAAACAAATGCAGAATTCCGCAACGAGGTCAACGAAATCTTAGCACGACATGATACCAGTTTTGATCAGGTGAATGCAGTCTTACAGGAAGTGTTAACCGAGCTTCAAGCTCTTAGAGCCTCCCATAGCCAAAACACTAGCCCACGTGATGACTCCTCACACCCACATACTTCTCGTTCTAACATTATCAATGACCACCCTCATCAACACCTCAAGTTGTCCTTCCCAAAATTTAACGGAGACGACCCAACTGGCTGGATTTACAAGGCCGAACAGTACTTTGATTTCAAGAACATTACACCAGCACAACAAGTTCAACTAGCCTCCTTTCATTTAGAAGGCATCGCCTTGCAATGGCACAGATGGTTGACAAAATTCCGTGGACCACTCACATGGGATGAGTTCACCAAGGCTGTTCAACTTCGATTTGGTCCAACCGACTACGAAGACCCGTCAGAAGCTCTGACTCGTCTTAAACAAACCACATCCGTAGCAGCTTATCAAGAAGCTTTTGAAAAGCTTTCCCACCGAGTTGATGGCCTGCCTGAGAATTTTCTCATCGGTTGTTTTATTGCAGGACTTCGAGATGAAATTCGCATAgatgtaaaaattaaacaaccGCGAACCTTGGCAGATACAATAGGAGTGGCTAGGCTGATCGAAGAACGCAACCAACTGCAGAGGAAGCCAAACCAGCAAACTCGTTTCCAACCAGCCTCATTGACACCAAAGGCCTCACCCAACCCCACAGCTGGTGTGCTAGGACCTTCACCAACCCAGCGTATGAACCAAAGCTCGAATGCTCACCCAGCAACATTCCGCCGAATCACCAATCAGGAGGCACGCGAACGACGAGAGAAGGGATTATGTTATTACTGTGACGAGAAGTTCATTGCTGGCCACCGTTGCGAACGACCTCAATTATTCATGATCGAGGATTTCCCTCATATGAACACTGAGGATGTTGAAGGCGCTCACCCAGAACAAGAACATCATGAAGTTACACcagaaatttcttttcatgCAATTGCAGGAATTGAACACCCACAAACCATACGCGTTCTGGGCAAGCTGAAAAACAAGAATGTGATGGTGCTAATAGATGGTGGTAGTACGCACAACTTCATTGATCATGCTATAGTCTGTAAGTTTGGGTTACCAGTGATCCGGGATAAGAAATTCGAAGTCATGGTTGCTAACCGTGAGAAGATAGAATGTACTGGACAATGTCGCGGTCTCACCCTCACCATTCAAGGATATTCCGTTACCGCCGACTACTACATTCTTCCGGTCGCGGCATGCCAATTGGTCTTAGGTGTACAA contains:
- the LOC127902206 gene encoding uncharacterized protein LOC127902206, whose translation is MDTRGKTNAEFRNEVNEILARHDTSFDQVNAVLQEVLTELQALRASHSQNTSPRDDSSHPHTSRSNIINDHPHQHLKLSFPKFNGDDPTGWIYKAEQYFDFKNITPAQQVQLASFHLEGIALQWHRWLTKFRGPLTWDEFTKAVQLRFGPTDYEDPSEALTRLKQTTSVAAYQEAFEKLSHRVDGLPENFLIGCFIAGLRDEIRIDVKIKQPRTLADTIGVARLIEERNQLQRKPNQQTRFQPASLTPKASPNPTAGVLGPSPTQRMNQSSNAHPATFRRITNQEARERREKGLCYYCDEKFIAGHRCERPQLFMIEDFPHMNTEDVEGAHPEQEHHEVTPEISFHAIAGIEHPQTIRVLGKLKNKNVMVLIDGGSTHNFIDHAIVCKFGLPVIRDKKFEVMVANREKIECTGQCRGLTLTIQGYSVTADYYILPVAACQLVLGVQWLETLGPIKMDYKQLTMNFKVEGTSQTFQGLRRTSIEALSDKESNGLQGTGLFFQIIPSTTSSSQPKSYPSEIGQLLAKFSHVFESPTSLPPRRSHDHQIPLQPSAGPVSVRPYRYPYYQKTEIEKMVKELLQSGLIRPSNSPFSSPILLVKKADGAWRFCVDYRALNDITVKDKYPIPIIDELLDELHGAKFYSKLDLRSGYHQIRVQEDDILKTTFRTHEGHYEFIVMPFGLTNAPATFQSLMNDLFRPYLQKFILVFFDDILIYSRSWEDHLAHLKIVLQILSTNSLFAKESKCRFGVLQVEYLGHVISEQGVSVDPAKIQAVIEWPTPTTAKGVRGFLGLAGYYRKFIRHFGSIAAPLTRLLSKDGFQWNEVAEMAFTQLKEAFFLFTSSL